One window of the Granulicella arctica genome contains the following:
- a CDS encoding polysaccharide deacetylase family protein: MTPTAIAALALTTAATAAGASTYAALSARSQLFGNILVAGSDPSQLALTYDDGPNPSATPHLLELLARHNVCATFFLIGRFVRSEPTLAREIAAAGHVIGNHTMTHPWLAWQSATRIHAELAGCNAALEDTLGAPIRLFRPPHGARRPAVLRIARELGLASVNWNVIATDWDPVDAATILARVEQGVARNERRNRASNILLHDGGDRGLNQPRLPTVEATRLLIESRRSLPTTFVTPEAWL; the protein is encoded by the coding sequence ATGACCCCGACCGCCATCGCCGCGCTTGCTCTCACCACTGCGGCGACCGCCGCCGGGGCCAGCACGTACGCCGCCCTCTCCGCCCGCTCCCAACTCTTCGGAAACATTCTCGTCGCCGGTTCCGACCCCAGCCAGCTAGCCCTCACCTACGACGACGGACCCAACCCCTCCGCCACCCCACACCTCTTGGAACTCCTCGCCCGCCATAACGTCTGCGCCACCTTCTTCCTCATCGGCCGCTTCGTTCGCAGCGAGCCGACCCTCGCCCGCGAGATAGCCGCTGCCGGACACGTCATCGGCAATCACACCATGACGCATCCATGGCTCGCCTGGCAGTCCGCTACCCGCATCCACGCCGAATTGGCCGGCTGTAACGCCGCACTCGAAGATACTCTCGGCGCTCCTATCCGCCTCTTCCGTCCCCCTCACGGAGCACGTCGCCCTGCTGTCCTCCGCATCGCCCGTGAACTTGGCCTCGCCTCGGTCAACTGGAACGTCATCGCCACCGATTGGGACCCTGTCGACGCCGCGACCATCCTCGCCCGCGTCGAGCAGGGAGTAGCCCGCAACGAGCGCCGCAACCGTGCCTCGAACATCCTCCTCCACGACGGAGGCGACCGCGGACTCAACCAGCCCCGCCTCCCAACGGTCGAAGCAACGCGCCTTCTCATCGAGAGCCGCCGCAGCCTTCCAACCACCTTCGTTACTCCCGAGGCCTGGCTCTAG
- a CDS encoding DUF1772 domain-containing protein has product MHIVNAITLFVVLTLVGVEFSVAAFVNPAAWRLELESQLKILSRFALVLGKVMPVWYPVSTILLVAQTWLDWYTPRRSILLASTAIWILTSVASILFLVPLNSRIAEGAADWQEIHKIWDRRHRVRVAALAIAAVLLAYVIAR; this is encoded by the coding sequence ATGCACATAGTCAACGCGATCACCCTCTTCGTAGTTCTTACTCTGGTAGGCGTCGAGTTCTCTGTAGCGGCATTCGTAAATCCCGCTGCGTGGCGGCTCGAACTCGAATCGCAGTTGAAGATCCTCAGCCGTTTTGCTCTCGTACTTGGAAAGGTGATGCCGGTCTGGTACCCGGTCTCCACCATACTTCTTGTTGCTCAGACCTGGCTCGATTGGTACACGCCTAGGCGCTCAATCCTGTTAGCATCGACCGCAATCTGGATTCTTACCTCGGTGGCATCGATCCTTTTCCTTGTTCCGCTTAACAGCCGCATCGCAGAAGGCGCTGCTGATTGGCAGGAGATACACAAGATCTGGGACCGTAGACACCGCGTGCGTGTTGCCGCTCTCGCGATCGCAGCCGTCCTGCTCGCATACGTCATAGCGCGTTAA
- a CDS encoding right-handed parallel beta-helix repeat-containing protein, which produces MFHIYRGSQYILAMLLTFLSVCPLVATTYYVDSMAGLDSNPGTSQGAPWQTIAKVNGVSLNPGDSVLLATGSVWHEQLTVTRSGSTSAPITFGAYGSKQQPILDGADQVSGWNLVSGNTYCAVFHGTAYKAYTDATYQQTGAVNRVASLDAVQATPGSLYSDGDYVYLHLSDESSPNDHTIEVSGARLYNILATSQNHLVFSGLELIRAARSGFLGNSTVDNSSGTFTNEYISLTGMTVFNWGNSFMDVGPDGGFAGIYGYGLSMSTQSPQRGWSVTKSYCGIGDVAPVLTYHVSCIDIEGTIAALIDHNTIASINSLGISASAYYNGDPCSSPTISNNDISMSQGNIRVAGCPNAIVSHNTIHDSNGYGINLDGDEDANHPEYSTNAHLLTNTITNLAPSHDGTLYNGIDCNKGSSGGTADGNIIRQVSGNSLTLEGDTFVPNTSGQPCSGWTLSNNTLDASQNLTVTGGAPGRTGPVYIRDIAIQGLKLKNNTYILNTNYANGMTYGFTNAGDLSHDLTLAAFNAVAPNGGGGASH; this is translated from the coding sequence ATGTTCCACATCTATCGCGGATCGCAGTACATTTTGGCAATGCTCCTCACATTCCTCTCGGTCTGCCCCCTGGTGGCCACCACGTATTACGTAGACTCCATGGCCGGTCTTGATTCAAATCCCGGCACGAGCCAGGGCGCACCGTGGCAGACCATCGCCAAGGTGAACGGAGTAAGCCTGAACCCTGGCGACTCCGTTCTCCTTGCGACCGGATCGGTGTGGCACGAGCAACTGACCGTGACTCGCAGCGGCTCTACATCAGCGCCGATCACCTTCGGCGCCTATGGCAGCAAGCAGCAACCGATCCTCGATGGAGCCGATCAGGTATCTGGCTGGAATCTTGTCTCTGGTAATACCTACTGCGCCGTCTTCCATGGAACTGCCTACAAGGCGTATACAGACGCCACCTACCAGCAGACCGGTGCTGTCAATCGGGTTGCATCCCTGGATGCGGTACAGGCGACTCCTGGCAGCTTGTACTCCGATGGAGACTACGTTTATCTGCATCTCAGCGACGAAAGCAGCCCGAACGATCACACCATCGAAGTGAGCGGCGCTCGGCTTTACAACATCCTCGCTACCAGTCAGAACCACCTTGTCTTTTCCGGCCTGGAGTTGATTCGCGCGGCGCGCTCAGGCTTTCTGGGAAACTCGACTGTCGACAATTCGAGTGGCACGTTCACCAATGAATACATAAGTCTCACTGGAATGACCGTCTTCAACTGGGGCAACTCCTTTATGGATGTTGGACCCGATGGAGGCTTTGCTGGCATCTACGGCTATGGTCTGTCGATGTCTACGCAGAGTCCCCAGCGCGGATGGAGCGTGACAAAAAGTTATTGCGGCATTGGCGATGTCGCTCCGGTTCTCACCTACCACGTAAGTTGCATCGACATCGAAGGCACCATCGCGGCACTTATCGACCACAACACCATCGCTTCGATCAACTCTCTTGGCATCTCCGCATCGGCTTATTACAACGGCGATCCCTGCTCCTCACCAACCATCAGCAACAATGACATCTCGATGAGCCAGGGAAACATTCGTGTAGCAGGCTGCCCGAATGCAATCGTCTCCCACAACACCATCCACGATTCGAACGGTTATGGAATTAACCTCGACGGCGATGAAGACGCGAACCATCCCGAGTATTCGACGAATGCCCATCTCCTCACGAACACCATCACAAACCTTGCGCCAAGCCATGACGGAACTCTGTACAACGGTATCGATTGCAACAAGGGTTCAAGCGGTGGCACGGCCGACGGCAACATCATTCGTCAGGTTTCGGGGAACAGCCTGACGCTTGAGGGAGACACCTTTGTACCAAACACTAGTGGCCAACCGTGTTCAGGCTGGACCCTCAGCAACAACACACTCGATGCGAGCCAGAACCTGACGGTCACAGGCGGAGCACCAGGACGCACCGGGCCGGTCTACATACGCGACATCGCTATACAGGGCCTGAAGTTGAAGAACAACACCTACATCCTCAATACCAACTATGCGAACGGAATGACCTACGGCTTTACCAACGCAGGTGACCTGTCTCACGATCTGACACTTGCGGCGTTCAATGCCGTAGCCCCAAACGGCGGCGGCGGCGCATCGCACTAA
- a CDS encoding dipeptidase produces the protein MITRRSFLGYSPIAPLALRSILRAVPETSAPRVSARAIALHKRTFIFDGHVHALDREFYHGGSFGTQSTEGQWDLVRAAAGGEGAFFLSIFVPEEYYPGRFETRQALRRIDHALQQIALNHNKVELALTAEDIRHICARGKMAAILDIEGSYDLDGDPGILRDLYKLGLRSAQLSAHNWNQNYADACCSSPQSNGLTQRGRELIQEMNRLGMVINISHSSDQTISQAIDASDHPVIATHGGLRSANNIPRLMSDDLLKKLASKGGVFGFQIGGEFASRRVAEYLIAQRNGKSFTDTTSIPDRVKGKTIEQVDILVAPGFPMAGPRTPDNIAISADEWVDVVDRAIQLVGEDHVSFGSDFDGGPPLPRGMRDVRDLPLITDAMLHRGYSEERIAKFWGGNLLRVFRQITQT, from the coding sequence ATGATCACCCGTCGCAGCTTTCTGGGTTATTCGCCCATTGCTCCACTTGCACTGCGTTCCATACTTCGCGCTGTGCCAGAAACATCTGCACCCCGGGTCTCCGCCCGCGCAATCGCCCTTCACAAGCGCACGTTCATCTTCGATGGTCACGTACATGCCCTCGACCGCGAGTTCTATCACGGCGGCAGTTTCGGAACGCAATCAACAGAAGGCCAATGGGATCTCGTTCGCGCAGCAGCAGGAGGAGAAGGCGCATTCTTCCTGTCCATCTTCGTCCCCGAGGAGTACTATCCTGGCCGCTTTGAAACCAGGCAAGCACTCCGTCGTATCGATCACGCTCTGCAGCAGATCGCGCTCAACCACAACAAGGTAGAACTCGCGCTGACCGCAGAGGACATTCGCCACATCTGTGCCCGGGGCAAGATGGCTGCCATCCTCGACATCGAAGGCAGCTACGATCTCGATGGCGACCCTGGGATTCTTCGTGATCTCTACAAGCTTGGTCTTCGCTCCGCGCAGCTTTCCGCCCACAATTGGAACCAGAACTATGCCGATGCCTGCTGCTCTTCACCACAATCAAACGGCCTGACCCAACGCGGTCGCGAGTTGATTCAGGAGATGAATCGCCTCGGGATGGTCATCAACATCTCTCATTCCAGCGATCAGACCATCTCGCAGGCGATCGACGCCAGCGATCACCCTGTCATCGCCACACACGGCGGCCTCCGCAGCGCGAACAATATTCCGAGGCTCATGTCCGATGATTTGCTGAAGAAGCTTGCCTCGAAGGGTGGAGTCTTTGGATTTCAGATCGGCGGCGAGTTCGCTTCCCGGCGTGTCGCCGAATATCTCATCGCCCAGCGCAATGGCAAGTCATTCACGGACACGACCAGCATCCCCGATCGCGTAAAAGGTAAAACGATTGAGCAGGTAGACATCTTGGTCGCACCTGGGTTTCCTATGGCTGGCCCACGCACACCAGACAACATCGCCATCTCCGCCGACGAATGGGTCGACGTAGTCGATAGGGCAATTCAGCTTGTAGGCGAAGACCATGTGTCTTTCGGGAGTGACTTCGACGGGGGACCGCCACTCCCTCGAGGAATGCGCGACGTCCGCGATCTACCTCTCATCACGGACGCCATGCTGCACCGTGGCTATTCAGAGGAGCGCATCGCCAAGTTCTGGGGTGGAAATCTGCTGCGAGTCTTCCGCCAGATTACGCAAACATGA
- a CDS encoding acyltransferase family protein — MSKDSTTKSHFEVLDGLRGVAAFLVVAFHTLEPNDYGNRFKQIINHGYLAVDFFFLLSGFVVAYAYDDRWLKMSQWDFYKRRLIRLQPMVIMGSLIGAALFYFQGGPAFPLIAGTPAWKMLLVMVVGCTLLPLPYQLDIRGWDEMHPLDGPAWSLFFEYVANILYALGLRKLSNRWLGLLTTLSAIFLVHLLVTGEGDVIGGWATNVAQLHIGFARLLFPFLAGMLLMRSGVRIPMRQSFLVCSLLLALCFALPRFGGPEHLWMNGLYEAVCIIVVFPIIVAIGAGQRDAGAISNRLCRFFGDISYPLYITHYPLIYIYTAWVARGPRTLEQRVGWGIVLWLTAVIIAYACLKLYDEPVRAWLSRRFLRSSQKGASVHIPGTDPAFSSNQPGA, encoded by the coding sequence GTGTCCAAAGATTCCACAACCAAGAGTCACTTCGAGGTCCTCGACGGCCTGCGCGGCGTTGCAGCCTTCCTCGTCGTTGCGTTCCATACCCTGGAACCCAACGATTATGGCAACCGGTTCAAGCAGATCATCAACCACGGCTACCTGGCGGTCGACTTTTTCTTCCTGCTCTCCGGCTTCGTCGTGGCTTATGCGTATGACGACCGATGGCTCAAGATGAGCCAATGGGATTTCTACAAGCGCCGCCTCATTCGCCTGCAACCGATGGTGATTATGGGCAGCCTGATTGGCGCCGCGCTGTTTTACTTTCAGGGAGGCCCCGCGTTCCCGCTTATAGCTGGTACGCCAGCCTGGAAGATGCTGCTCGTTATGGTGGTTGGCTGCACGCTGCTTCCGTTGCCGTACCAGCTCGACATTCGCGGATGGGATGAGATGCATCCGCTTGACGGCCCTGCGTGGTCTCTCTTCTTCGAGTATGTCGCCAACATCCTTTACGCTCTGGGCCTGCGCAAGCTGTCGAATCGGTGGCTCGGCTTGCTTACCACGCTTTCCGCAATCTTCCTTGTTCACCTGCTGGTGACCGGTGAGGGAGATGTCATTGGCGGCTGGGCGACTAACGTGGCGCAACTCCACATAGGTTTTGCGCGTCTGCTCTTTCCATTTCTTGCCGGAATGCTACTCATGCGTTCTGGGGTGCGCATTCCCATGCGCCAGAGTTTTCTGGTGTGCAGCCTTCTACTCGCCCTCTGCTTTGCGCTTCCGCGTTTCGGCGGCCCCGAACATCTTTGGATGAACGGCCTCTATGAAGCCGTGTGCATCATCGTTGTCTTCCCCATCATCGTGGCGATCGGTGCCGGGCAGCGTGACGCCGGAGCCATCTCGAACCGGCTCTGCCGCTTTTTCGGAGATATCTCCTACCCGCTCTACATCACGCATTATCCGCTGATCTACATCTATACAGCGTGGGTCGCACGCGGTCCTCGCACCTTGGAGCAACGGGTCGGTTGGGGCATTGTGCTCTGGCTCACCGCTGTCATCATTGCGTATGCCTGCCTCAAGCTTTACGACGAACCAGTTCGTGCCTGGCTAAGCCGCCGCTTTCTGCGCAGCAGTCAAAAGGGTGCATCTGTTCATATTCCTGGTACCGACCCGGCCTTTAGCTCGAACCAGCCGGGCGCCTGA
- a CDS encoding RICIN domain-containing protein, which translates to MALMLIPFLLLGCGSGYKSVKSVQIQLAIYTPLCMEVAGGSTAEGAVVQTYPCLDNQPRQQWTLTPVDDKGNYNVVNLNSSQCMSVSNADPDLSTPIVQAPCYVPAISSQMWSLYPAPAPRIGYNLLSSLNKLCLDVPEGETVGETQLQVYTCTIGDPAQGYVFKSVN; encoded by the coding sequence ATGGCTCTGATGCTCATACCGTTCCTGCTTCTTGGTTGCGGCTCCGGTTATAAATCAGTAAAGTCCGTACAAATCCAGCTTGCCATCTACACTCCGCTCTGCATGGAGGTTGCGGGCGGCAGCACGGCGGAGGGTGCCGTGGTTCAAACCTACCCTTGTCTCGACAACCAACCAAGACAACAGTGGACGCTTACACCAGTTGACGACAAGGGCAACTACAACGTGGTCAATCTCAACAGCAGCCAGTGTATGAGTGTGAGTAATGCTGACCCTGACCTAAGCACACCTATCGTTCAGGCTCCCTGCTACGTTCCTGCAATCTCAAGCCAGATGTGGAGCCTTTATCCCGCCCCAGCTCCGCGCATCGGCTATAACTTGTTGTCTTCCCTGAACAAGCTATGCCTGGATGTACCAGAAGGCGAGACAGTGGGCGAGACGCAACTACAGGTGTACACCTGCACCATAGGAGACCCGGCACAAGGGTATGTCTTTAAATCAGTTAATTAG
- a CDS encoding TetR/AcrR family transcriptional regulator has protein sequence MATKLATNRIAERKVRDRQARRSQIISAARRIAELEGWPNVTVRRLSDEISYSQPVLYAHFGSREGILAAVAIEGFQELGLALEQIRKREKRGSMVESVAVGYLGFAAASPALYEAMFSLNLSVPFDDVATPQELRFAFSQFLELFQGHRPKPEVLSELFWASLHGIAELTRTKRFPPNRQRERVRVLVNLFSLPRGETDKLQ, from the coding sequence ATGGCGACCAAGCTGGCAACTAACCGCATTGCGGAACGAAAAGTACGGGACAGACAAGCACGCCGGTCACAGATCATCAGTGCCGCTCGACGCATCGCGGAGCTTGAGGGGTGGCCCAACGTTACCGTTCGACGGCTATCGGACGAGATCTCCTATAGCCAACCTGTCTTGTACGCACACTTTGGAAGCCGCGAAGGAATTCTCGCCGCGGTTGCGATCGAGGGCTTCCAGGAGTTGGGCCTGGCTCTGGAACAGATTCGGAAGCGGGAGAAGCGTGGGTCCATGGTCGAGTCGGTCGCGGTCGGATACCTAGGGTTCGCCGCAGCCTCACCTGCACTGTATGAAGCGATGTTTTCGCTCAATCTGAGCGTGCCGTTCGACGACGTGGCTACTCCGCAAGAACTGCGATTCGCTTTCTCCCAGTTCCTCGAGTTGTTTCAGGGGCATCGTCCGAAGCCAGAGGTTCTCTCTGAGCTGTTTTGGGCGAGTCTACACGGTATCGCCGAGCTTACAAGAACTAAGCGATTTCCGCCCAACCGTCAGAGAGAGCGTGTGAGGGTGCTTGTGAATCTTTTCAGTCTTCCAAGAGGGGAAACGGATAAGCTGCAATAG
- a CDS encoding MFS transporter, giving the protein MSTASATAAAVLPPEPLSMRAVLGYPAMRRLWYAQIVSVFGDFLALFAVIGILTFKLHGTPQQITGLQIAYLLPIAILGIMAGVFVDRWPLKITMVASDSIRAVLVLCLLFATQLWHFYVILAAISVVSSFFGPAQGVAIRSVVPIHGLRSANALMQQVMFGMRIVGPATAAFLVASFGAVSCYLIDAASFLGSALLIASVALAKVDALPAQPVEHSGLKRIGLDMQQGISFIVHHAALLFVILALGAGMFVLGCFGPLIAVYVRDSLHASTKVFGVTSAMIGLGMMVGINALNILAKNVKNTVLVYAGLSGIAAGLLLLTALTQIWSTILGNLIIGFAVAAIIIPAQTLIQQETPHALMGRVGSTVMSVIMSAQITGLILSGLLANHMGVRHVFAICAVLLVILTVAGRLFMEPKEQAVSA; this is encoded by the coding sequence ATGAGTACCGCAAGCGCAACGGCAGCCGCAGTCCTGCCACCCGAACCACTCTCGATGCGGGCCGTCCTCGGCTACCCCGCCATGCGCCGCCTCTGGTATGCGCAGATTGTCTCCGTATTCGGCGACTTTCTCGCTCTCTTCGCCGTCATCGGCATCCTCACCTTCAAGCTCCACGGAACGCCGCAGCAGATCACCGGGCTCCAGATCGCCTATCTCCTGCCCATCGCCATCCTCGGAATCATGGCAGGCGTCTTCGTCGATCGCTGGCCGCTCAAAATCACCATGGTCGCCAGCGACAGCATCCGCGCCGTTCTCGTCCTCTGCCTGCTCTTCGCGACGCAGTTGTGGCATTTTTACGTGATTCTCGCTGCAATCTCCGTCGTCTCCAGCTTCTTCGGTCCCGCGCAAGGTGTTGCGATACGGTCCGTCGTCCCGATTCACGGCCTCCGCTCCGCCAACGCGCTCATGCAGCAGGTTATGTTCGGCATGCGCATCGTCGGTCCCGCAACCGCGGCCTTTCTTGTAGCCTCCTTCGGCGCGGTAAGTTGTTACCTTATTGACGCCGCCAGCTTTCTCGGCTCCGCCCTGCTCATCGCGTCCGTAGCGCTCGCCAAGGTCGACGCGCTTCCCGCGCAGCCCGTCGAACACTCTGGCTTGAAGCGCATCGGTCTCGACATGCAGCAAGGCATCAGCTTCATCGTCCATCATGCCGCGCTGCTCTTTGTCATCCTCGCGCTGGGCGCGGGAATGTTCGTCCTCGGCTGCTTCGGTCCGCTCATCGCCGTCTACGTCCGCGATTCGCTCCACGCCTCGACTAAGGTCTTCGGCGTCACCTCTGCCATGATCGGCCTGGGAATGATGGTGGGCATTAACGCCCTCAACATATTGGCCAAGAACGTCAAGAACACCGTTCTCGTCTACGCTGGCCTCAGTGGAATCGCCGCCGGTCTCCTCCTGCTTACCGCACTCACGCAGATCTGGTCGACGATCCTCGGCAACCTCATCATCGGCTTTGCCGTAGCCGCAATCATCATCCCTGCCCAGACGCTGATCCAGCAGGAAACCCCGCACGCCCTCATGGGACGCGTCGGCTCAACCGTCATGTCCGTCATCATGTCCGCCCAGATCACCGGCTTGATCCTGAGCGGCTTACTCGCCAACCACATGGGCGTCCGCCACGTCTTCGCCATCTGCGCCGTCCTGCTGGTCATCCTCACAGTTGCCGGTCGCCTCTTCATGGAACCAAAGGAACAAGCCGTCAGCGCTTAG
- a CDS encoding ankyrin repeat domain-containing protein yields the protein MASRHMPVRPNLEHLRHQANDLLRAFQRDESEAIAEFREYNPATGPLTAELTDAQFVLARSYGLSDWPRLVTACHITDAIWRGDVEAVRTLVLHDPRLLVEDARGVEGNWGPPMSYAANLGQDAIIEMLSSLGAQDWQHAFGRACLQGHVETARRLHALIDNPRPLHESLDGPAYTLNVSGTELLFQLGARATDEAGNRLAPVATVLETDSRNPVAKHRILELYEEHGLRLPDTPTMALQRGRIDLLEQHLQHDPRLLSRTFPFADIYPPELGCSDEVGATYGTPLAGATLLHMCADYGEIEIARWLLLQGMQADTQAEVDTDEFGGHTPLFSTIVSQANFRMNHNEEPPEAPLTRLLLEHGANPNARASLRKQLHPGYGIDGLHVYRNVTPIGWGEEFVFQKLVNRAGMRLIAEYGGQRR from the coding sequence ATGGCAAGCCGCCACATGCCCGTTCGCCCCAACCTCGAACACCTGAGGCATCAGGCCAACGATCTGTTGCGAGCGTTTCAACGTGACGAGTCCGAAGCGATTGCGGAGTTTCGCGAATACAATCCAGCGACCGGGCCCCTCACTGCTGAACTCACGGATGCTCAGTTTGTCCTTGCGCGAAGTTATGGCCTCTCCGACTGGCCGCGTCTGGTGACTGCGTGCCACATAACGGACGCGATCTGGCGAGGCGACGTGGAAGCGGTCCGGACACTGGTCCTGCACGACCCACGGCTGCTCGTTGAAGATGCACGTGGCGTCGAGGGGAACTGGGGACCGCCGATGTCCTACGCAGCGAACCTTGGTCAGGATGCCATCATCGAAATGTTGTCTTCCCTCGGAGCGCAGGATTGGCAGCATGCCTTTGGACGCGCCTGCCTGCAAGGCCACGTCGAGACCGCACGCCGTCTCCATGCTCTGATCGACAATCCACGCCCGTTGCACGAGTCGCTGGATGGCCCGGCGTACACTTTAAACGTGTCCGGAACAGAGCTACTGTTTCAGCTGGGAGCACGTGCCACCGACGAAGCTGGAAACCGACTCGCACCTGTTGCCACGGTCCTTGAAACGGATAGCCGCAATCCCGTCGCCAAGCATCGCATTCTGGAACTCTACGAGGAACACGGTCTCCGACTGCCAGACACGCCAACGATGGCGCTTCAACGCGGGCGTATCGATCTTCTGGAACAGCATCTACAGCACGACCCACGATTGCTGAGCCGCACATTTCCATTCGCGGACATCTATCCCCCGGAGTTGGGATGCAGCGATGAGGTTGGAGCAACCTACGGCACGCCGCTGGCTGGAGCAACGTTACTCCATATGTGCGCTGACTATGGCGAGATCGAAATTGCCAGGTGGTTGCTCCTCCAGGGCATGCAAGCGGATACGCAGGCCGAGGTAGATACCGATGAGTTCGGAGGACACACGCCGCTGTTTTCCACGATCGTCTCTCAAGCCAACTTCCGGATGAATCACAACGAAGAGCCTCCTGAAGCTCCGCTCACCCGACTACTTCTGGAGCATGGAGCGAACCCAAATGCTCGTGCCTCGCTGCGTAAGCAGCTTCATCCCGGCTACGGAATCGATGGCCTGCATGTCTATCGAAATGTGACGCCTATCGGATGGGGAGAGGAATTTGTATTTCAGAAGCTGGTGAACCGGGCTGGCATGCGCCTTATCGCCGAGTATGGCGGTCAGCGTCGGTAG
- a CDS encoding sulfatase family protein, producing the protein MTRREFVELMGLTASGSLAAAAQAKAVSRPNIILLLGDDHRADALGCAGNRYVKTPHLDAMAAEGLRFENHFCTTPICCVSRASIMTGQYAATHGINDFSKPLSAAQVQRSYFGQMRRSGYYTGFVGKFGVGSTMPSDAFDVWKGFGGQGQYFPQGEPGPHLTDIMAGQVVDFVQQAPRHKPFCLSVSFKAPHEQDEDPRTYLPSAATYARYAGTSPPLPLGASESDIERFPLAIQRSESRRRWSTRYTTAKLREETMKGYYALISGIDDAIGALRKELATQGLVDNTVIVYSADHGVYHGEHGLAGKWYAHEEPTRIPLIVYDPRLPARRKGARVSEPSLNLDLQPTLLQLAGLTPPDGTQGRSLVASMNGAVPQTQRAWYVEHNFPDHGLIPSSRAVRSLHWKYIQYTDNAVPFEEVYDLHNDPHEVRNLALEPAHKATLEKLRVACDTWSRSFTAGDAWHEPLNAGDLES; encoded by the coding sequence ATGACGCGTCGCGAATTCGTGGAGCTGATGGGTCTCACCGCTTCAGGTAGTCTTGCTGCTGCGGCCCAGGCAAAGGCGGTCAGCCGTCCTAACATTATCCTGTTGCTTGGTGACGATCATCGTGCAGATGCATTAGGCTGTGCCGGCAATCGTTACGTTAAGACACCCCACCTGGATGCGATGGCGGCCGAGGGCCTGCGTTTCGAGAACCACTTCTGTACCACACCCATCTGTTGCGTTTCACGCGCGAGCATCATGACTGGCCAATATGCCGCGACGCATGGCATCAACGATTTCAGCAAGCCTCTCAGCGCGGCCCAGGTGCAGCGTTCCTACTTCGGGCAGATGCGCCGCAGCGGCTACTACACCGGATTTGTGGGCAAATTTGGCGTTGGCTCCACCATGCCATCCGATGCGTTCGATGTCTGGAAGGGTTTCGGAGGGCAGGGACAGTACTTTCCGCAGGGCGAGCCGGGGCCTCATCTAACAGACATCATGGCGGGTCAGGTAGTGGACTTCGTACAGCAGGCGCCGCGCCACAAACCTTTTTGCCTGTCTGTTTCCTTTAAGGCTCCGCACGAGCAGGACGAAGATCCCCGCACCTATCTGCCCTCCGCAGCCACCTATGCGCGATATGCAGGCACGAGTCCGCCGCTTCCCCTGGGCGCATCGGAGTCAGATATTGAGCGTTTTCCGCTTGCGATTCAACGCTCTGAGAGCCGTCGCCGCTGGAGCACGCGCTACACCACGGCGAAGTTACGCGAGGAGACGATGAAGGGCTACTACGCGTTAATCAGCGGCATCGACGACGCCATCGGTGCATTACGCAAAGAACTTGCAACGCAGGGGCTGGTGGACAACACAGTGATCGTGTACTCCGCCGATCATGGCGTGTATCACGGGGAACACGGCCTGGCGGGTAAATGGTACGCGCATGAAGAGCCGACAAGAATTCCGCTGATCGTGTATGACCCCAGACTTCCCGCGAGGCGCAAGGGAGCACGCGTGAGTGAGCCTTCGTTGAACCTTGATCTGCAGCCCACGTTGCTGCAACTTGCAGGACTAACGCCGCCCGATGGAACGCAAGGGCGCAGCCTGGTCGCGTCCATGAATGGCGCCGTGCCTCAAACGCAGCGGGCCTGGTATGTCGAACACAACTTCCCCGATCACGGACTGATTCCATCCAGCCGTGCGGTTCGCTCGCTGCACTGGAAGTACATCCAGTACACGGATAACGCAGTGCCCTTTGAAGAAGTGTACGACCTCCACAATGATCCACACGAAGTCAGGAACCTCGCCTTGGAACCGGCGCACAAAGCAACTCTTGAGAAGCTGCGAGTTGCCTGTGACACGTGGAGTAGGAGCTTCACCGCTGGTGATGCGTGGCACGAACCGCTGAACGCAGGCGATCTTGAAAGCTAG